In Candidatus Neomarinimicrobiota bacterium, the following proteins share a genomic window:
- a CDS encoding D-2-hydroxyacid dehydrogenase: MKILITDGISENGRKILEQAGHECVIEHYEPEELIQKIPEFDAILVRSATKVPKEVIDAGKKLKVIARGGAGIDNIDHSYAKSLGIPVLNTPGANSASVAELALAHILALSRYIHLANVTMREGKWEKKKYKGIEVNGRILGIVGYGKIGRLLAEKAIALGMKVLVYDVVDVETKLPVTKVSLDELLEKSDFVSLHVPKMPKPLIDAEALKKMKKTAYLINCARGGVVDEKALLDALNAGEIAGAGLDVYEEEPTRNLELVSHPKVSVTPHVGASTVEAQDRVGIEIATKIVEALKNS, encoded by the coding sequence ATGAAAATTTTGATCACCGATGGGATCAGTGAAAACGGCCGTAAAATTTTGGAACAGGCGGGGCACGAATGTGTGATTGAGCATTATGAGCCGGAGGAATTGATTCAAAAGATTCCGGAATTTGATGCCATCCTGGTCCGATCTGCCACCAAGGTTCCGAAAGAAGTTATCGATGCCGGAAAAAAATTGAAAGTCATTGCCCGGGGCGGAGCAGGGATAGATAATATTGATCACTCCTATGCCAAATCTCTGGGAATTCCCGTTTTGAATACGCCCGGTGCCAACTCGGCTTCCGTGGCGGAACTGGCTCTGGCCCATATTCTTGCCCTTTCCCGTTATATTCATCTGGCAAATGTCACCATGCGGGAAGGAAAATGGGAAAAGAAAAAATATAAAGGAATTGAAGTCAACGGTCGAATCCTTGGAATTGTAGGCTACGGTAAAATCGGACGACTTCTGGCAGAAAAAGCCATTGCCCTGGGAATGAAGGTCCTGGTGTATGATGTTGTTGATGTTGAAACGAAATTGCCTGTTACGAAAGTATCCCTTGATGAGCTGCTGGAAAAATCGGATTTCGTATCCCTGCATGTGCCAAAGATGCCCAAGCCCCTCATTGATGCCGAAGCATTGAAAAAAATGAAGAAAACTGCTTATCTCATAAACTGCGCCCGCGGTGGAGTCGTGGATGAAAAAGCTCTGCTGGATGCCCTGAATGCCGGAGAGATTGCCGGTGCAGGACTGGATGTTTATGAAGAAGAACCGACCCGAAATCTGGAACTTGTTTCTCACCCGAAAGTTAGTGTCACTCCCCATGTTGGCGCCAGCACAGTAGAAGCACAGGACCGGGTTGGCATCGAAATTGCCACAAAGATTGTGGAAGCATTAAAAAACAGTTAA
- a CDS encoding peptide chain release factor 3: MTEKQRLKEINRRRTFAIISHPDAGKTTLTEKLLLFGGAIREAGAVKSNKINRNTMSDFMEIERQRGISVATSVMGFEYNGIKINILDTPGHKDFAEDTYRTLSAVDSAIIVIDVAKGVEEQTEKLVGVCRMRNIPVIVFINKLDRMGLDAVELLDEIEAKLDLVVTPLSWPVGMGPSFKGVFNIFEQKLALFNPHGQQSEEDTVVIRDLNDPELHRLLDSSAETLREELALVKGVYPDFNVEDYRKGGLSPVFYGSAINNFGVKELLDCFIQIAPSPIPRETDVRLVEPKEETFTGFIFKIHANIDPNHRTRIAFIRVCSGKFERGKPYYHTRLDREFRFSGPTSFMANKKEVIDEAFPGDVVGVNDNGNFKIGDTLTEGESLRFKGIPNFSPEQFRYIENTDSMKHKQLAKGLEQLMDEGVAQLFVRRQNNRKIIGTVGALQFDVIQYRLKHEYGASCRYEPLNLYKACWVTCPDEKILKEFCMRKARYMARDKYQRDVFMAESPWALNRAMEEFPDIKFHFSSEF, translated from the coding sequence ATGACAGAGAAGCAGAGACTGAAAGAAATCAACCGGCGAAGGACTTTTGCGATTATTTCCCATCCGGATGCGGGTAAAACAACCCTGACGGAAAAGCTCCTCCTTTTCGGTGGCGCTATCCGGGAAGCGGGGGCCGTTAAATCAAACAAAATCAACCGTAATACCATGTCCGACTTTATGGAAATTGAGCGCCAGCGCGGAATTTCGGTGGCAACTTCGGTTATGGGCTTTGAATATAATGGGATTAAAATCAATATTCTGGATACGCCCGGACACAAGGATTTTGCCGAAGATACCTACCGGACACTCTCTGCCGTAGACAGCGCCATCATTGTAATCGATGTGGCTAAAGGGGTGGAAGAACAGACGGAAAAACTGGTGGGCGTGTGCCGCATGCGGAATATTCCCGTGATTGTCTTTATCAACAAATTGGATCGCATGGGACTTGATGCCGTTGAATTATTGGATGAAATCGAAGCAAAACTGGATCTTGTTGTCACACCGCTGAGCTGGCCGGTGGGTATGGGACCTTCCTTTAAAGGTGTGTTCAATATTTTTGAACAGAAACTGGCTCTTTTCAATCCACACGGTCAGCAATCGGAAGAAGATACGGTGGTTATCCGGGATCTGAATGATCCGGAACTGCATCGTCTTCTGGATTCATCTGCCGAGACTCTCCGGGAAGAGCTGGCTCTTGTTAAAGGGGTCTATCCGGATTTTAATGTGGAGGATTACCGTAAAGGGGGGCTTTCTCCGGTTTTCTATGGTTCGGCCATCAACAATTTCGGGGTAAAAGAGCTATTGGATTGTTTTATACAGATTGCCCCTTCACCGATTCCCCGGGAGACGGATGTGCGGCTGGTGGAACCCAAAGAAGAGACCTTTACCGGCTTTATTTTTAAAATTCATGCCAATATCGATCCTAATCACCGCACCCGTATTGCCTTTATCCGGGTCTGTTCCGGCAAATTTGAACGGGGGAAACCCTATTATCACACCCGGCTGGACCGTGAATTCCGCTTCTCCGGCCCCACATCTTTTATGGCTAATAAAAAGGAAGTCATTGATGAAGCGTTTCCCGGCGATGTAGTGGGGGTTAATGACAATGGGAATTTTAAAATCGGGGATACACTCACTGAGGGTGAATCCCTGCGTTTTAAAGGAATCCCCAATTTTTCTCCGGAGCAGTTTCGTTATATAGAAAATACGGATTCCATGAAGCACAAACAGTTGGCGAAGGGACTTGAACAGCTTATGGACGAGGGAGTGGCCCAGCTTTTTGTAAGGCGGCAGAATAACCGGAAAATCATCGGTACCGTGGGTGCCCTTCAGTTCGATGTGATTCAATACCGTTTGAAACACGAATACGGGGCATCCTGTCGCTATGAGCCCCTGAATCTGTATAAGGCCTGCTGGGTGACCTGTCCCGATGAAAAAATCCTCAAAGAGTTCTGCATGCGCAAAGCCCGTTACATGGCCCGGGATAAGTATCAGCGGGATGTTTTCATGGCTGAAAGTCCCTGGGCACTGAACCGTGCCATGGAAGAATTTCCGGACATAAAATTTCACTTCTCTTCGGAATTTTAA
- a CDS encoding nitroreductase family protein: MDFLELVKTRYSVRHYKPDPVPDNDLKICLEAARLAPSASNSQPWEFVVIKTPELRKKIAESTFSNLVSFNKFALQASVIVAVIMKKGHVLAQIGAGLQGTPYHLIDIGIAAEHFCLQAAERGLGTCMLGWFNEKKVRKLLNISGSKKIALLITLGYPADVPKAKKRKKMDDIVRVL; encoded by the coding sequence ATGGATTTTTTAGAATTGGTTAAAACCCGTTACAGTGTACGGCACTATAAACCGGATCCCGTTCCGGATAATGATTTGAAAATCTGCCTGGAAGCTGCAAGGCTGGCACCGTCAGCTTCTAACTCCCAACCTTGGGAGTTTGTTGTGATTAAAACTCCCGAACTTCGAAAAAAAATTGCCGAAAGCACCTTTTCAAATCTTGTCTCTTTTAACAAATTTGCCCTTCAGGCTTCTGTCATTGTAGCAGTTATCATGAAAAAAGGGCATGTGCTTGCACAGATTGGGGCCGGGCTTCAGGGGACACCCTACCATCTGATTGACATCGGTATTGCTGCAGAACATTTTTGCCTTCAGGCTGCCGAACGGGGATTGGGTACCTGCATGCTGGGCTGGTTCAACGAGAAAAAGGTCCGAAAGCTTCTGAATATTTCCGGATCAAAAAAAATTGCCCTTCTAATTACCCTGGGCTATCCTGCCGATGTGCCGAAAGCTAAGAAACGTAAAAAGATGGATGATATTGTTAGAGTGTTATGA
- the dut gene encoding dUTP diphosphatase — MMTVKIKRLSPHATLPSRQHSYDAGYDVTAVEETVVPAGKWTLVKTGIAVELPGEMEIQVRSRSGLALKYGIFCLNAPGTVDAGYRNEIGVILANFSEEDFLIHRGDRIAQLIFQTPRHPELVEVDDLSDSDRGLGGFGSTGR; from the coding sequence GTGATGACTGTAAAAATCAAAAGGCTTTCTCCCCATGCAACCCTTCCGTCCCGTCAACACAGCTATGATGCGGGATATGATGTTACAGCCGTGGAAGAAACTGTGGTCCCGGCAGGAAAATGGACTCTGGTAAAAACCGGTATTGCGGTGGAATTGCCAGGTGAAATGGAAATACAGGTCCGTTCCCGGAGCGGACTGGCTTTGAAATACGGGATTTTTTGCCTGAATGCCCCCGGAACGGTGGATGCAGGATACCGGAATGAAATTGGTGTAATCTTGGCCAATTTCTCTGAGGAGGATTTCCTGATTCACCGGGGTGACCGCATCGCCCAATTGATTTTTCAAACGCCCAGGCATCCGGAACTGGTGGAAGTGGATGATTTGAGTGATTCGGACCGGGGACTGGGGGGATTCGGCAGTACGGGACGTTGA
- a CDS encoding adenosylcobalamin-dependent ribonucleoside-diphosphate reductase — MFEKMFLHQGKLSRMVGEKKIETYRTIYEHLKAAIENQELPLHPDYLCGNELANSIYKKKYFLKDINGEPIEKRPEDVFCRIASFVASQEPTKIKQKKWAEAFYKDLYEGYWMPGGRVLAGAGDLYRLKTLANCFVTRIEDDDIESIYKAAAECARTYSYGGGIGVDITPLRPRGSVVHNAADTSTGAVSFMELYSMTTGLIGQSGRRGALMLTIDIKHPDIFHFLSVKKTPNWVSQQIVEQCRWSGKFDESQLDLLKKQIVENTQIRFANISVKVTDEFMNAVKEEKLYGRDRIIIYRKKNKKRLMRAYQKDGYYYSLGIPNKDIRDYEELKVFDSYALFSQWMEDKFGKTVSRVDLKDAVKRDVFGDYLVDTGDENEELAIHFTGDFLLYFGSDETNEVRELVKARDVWDTFIESNYRTAEPGLMFWTKMSRYSPSNYVGRPIICTNPCAEVPLEDGGACNLGSVNLARFVKNGFMDSAAVDWENLEKAVYNLVRFLDNVVSWNQVLNPLEKQRDAAGETRRLGVGIMGIADMLYQLKIPYDSPEGVALMDKVMQFINNQAYLASSKLAREKAPSDIFEYEEYAGGPFFQEALSDEVKEHIRQHGLRNIAITSIAPTGTISNIIRGVSVGRKNYIGVSGGVEPVFALFYTRRAESFDNQFFKVFHASVQAYIDMFELTDKVANVETEEELRKYLPEAFFRTAHHISPERRIEIQSVCQKYVDHSISSTINLPEDIEPEVISNIYLKAWEKGLKGVTVYRDGSRFPILTADSKPSEFQAFKDKKFEVDAGREKMVFFGDEIMRMPDGTLTTPFHYFRTLGIKNNQDIEVV, encoded by the coding sequence ATGTTTGAAAAAATGTTTTTGCACCAAGGTAAACTGTCACGGATGGTAGGAGAAAAGAAGATTGAAACCTACCGGACTATCTATGAACATCTGAAAGCGGCCATTGAAAACCAGGAACTGCCTTTACACCCCGATTATCTGTGCGGGAACGAACTGGCGAACAGTATTTATAAAAAGAAATATTTTCTAAAAGATATCAATGGAGAGCCGATAGAGAAACGGCCTGAAGATGTGTTTTGCCGTATTGCCTCTTTTGTCGCGTCCCAGGAACCCACGAAGATTAAGCAGAAAAAATGGGCTGAGGCTTTTTATAAGGACTTATATGAAGGATACTGGATGCCCGGGGGGCGGGTTTTGGCGGGAGCCGGCGATTTGTACCGGTTGAAGACTCTGGCGAACTGTTTTGTCACCCGAATTGAGGATGACGATATCGAATCTATTTACAAGGCGGCTGCTGAATGTGCCCGGACCTATTCTTACGGTGGCGGAATTGGTGTGGATATTACACCTCTCCGTCCCCGGGGGTCAGTTGTGCACAATGCTGCCGATACATCCACCGGAGCCGTGTCCTTTATGGAGCTCTATTCCATGACGACAGGACTCATTGGTCAATCCGGCCGGCGGGGTGCCCTGATGCTGACCATCGATATCAAACACCCCGATATTTTTCACTTTCTCAGTGTGAAAAAAACGCCGAACTGGGTTTCACAGCAAATTGTGGAACAGTGCCGGTGGTCCGGAAAATTCGACGAATCCCAACTGGATCTTCTCAAAAAACAAATAGTGGAAAATACCCAAATTCGCTTTGCCAATATCTCGGTAAAGGTAACCGATGAGTTCATGAATGCGGTCAAAGAAGAAAAACTCTACGGCAGGGACCGGATTATTATCTATCGGAAAAAGAATAAGAAGCGCCTTATGAGGGCTTATCAGAAAGACGGATATTATTATTCTCTGGGTATTCCAAACAAGGATATCCGGGACTATGAAGAACTGAAAGTCTTTGATTCTTATGCCTTGTTCAGTCAATGGATGGAGGATAAGTTTGGTAAAACCGTTTCCCGGGTGGATCTGAAGGATGCCGTGAAACGGGATGTCTTTGGAGATTATCTGGTGGATACAGGTGATGAAAACGAAGAACTGGCCATTCACTTTACCGGTGATTTTCTCCTCTATTTCGGTTCCGATGAGACCAACGAGGTCCGTGAACTGGTAAAGGCCAGGGATGTGTGGGACACCTTTATTGAATCCAACTATCGGACGGCTGAGCCCGGACTCATGTTCTGGACGAAGATGAGTCGGTACTCGCCCTCCAACTATGTGGGCCGGCCCATCATCTGCACCAATCCCTGTGCAGAGGTCCCGCTGGAAGATGGTGGTGCCTGTAATCTGGGTTCCGTGAACCTGGCTCGTTTTGTGAAAAACGGATTTATGGATTCGGCTGCAGTGGACTGGGAAAATCTGGAGAAAGCTGTTTATAATCTGGTTCGTTTTCTGGACAATGTGGTGAGTTGGAATCAGGTGTTGAATCCCCTGGAAAAACAGCGGGATGCCGCCGGGGAAACCCGCCGCCTTGGAGTGGGTATTATGGGAATTGCGGATATGCTCTATCAGCTGAAAATTCCATACGACAGCCCTGAGGGAGTCGCCTTGATGGATAAAGTGATGCAGTTTATCAATAATCAGGCATATCTGGCATCCTCAAAACTGGCCAGGGAAAAAGCACCATCCGATATTTTTGAATATGAGGAATATGCCGGCGGTCCCTTTTTTCAGGAAGCCCTGTCTGATGAAGTCAAAGAGCATATCCGTCAACATGGTCTCCGGAATATTGCCATTACCTCCATTGCACCGACCGGCACCATCAGCAATATCATCCGGGGGGTGTCTGTGGGACGGAAAAATTATATTGGTGTCAGCGGCGGTGTGGAGCCTGTCTTTGCTCTCTTTTATACCCGTCGGGCTGAATCCTTTGACAACCAGTTTTTTAAAGTCTTCCATGCTTCGGTTCAGGCTTATATCGACATGTTTGAACTTACGGATAAGGTGGCAAATGTCGAAACGGAGGAAGAATTAAGGAAATATCTGCCGGAGGCGTTCTTCCGTACTGCACACCATATTTCACCTGAACGGCGGATTGAGATTCAGAGTGTATGTCAGAAATATGTGGACCACTCCATCTCATCCACGATTAACCTGCCTGAGGATATCGAGCCGGAGGTTATTTCAAATATTTATCTGAAAGCATGGGAGAAGGGATTAAAGGGCGTAACGGTATACCGGGACGGAAGCCGGTTTCCCATTCTCACGGCAGATAGCAAACCTTCCGAATTCCAGGCTTTTAAAGATAAAAAGTTTGAAGTGGATGCCGGACGTGAAAAAATGGTCTTTTTCGGTGATGAGATTATGAGAATGCCTGATGGCACGCTGACAACGCCTTTTCATTATTTCAGGACCCTTGGAATTAAGAACAATCAAGATATTGAGGTTGTATGA
- a CDS encoding DUF3467 domain-containing protein, whose translation MNDEKNQKSKKMEINLSEQKASGDYSNLAIVTHSASEFILDFCQVLPGMPKANVASRIILNPQHAKALLKTLEVNIHRYEQTFGEIKEIRHPQNQTINLKPEKNVIN comes from the coding sequence ATGAACGACGAAAAAAATCAAAAATCGAAGAAGATGGAAATCAACCTGAGTGAACAGAAAGCTTCAGGGGATTATTCAAACCTGGCTATCGTCACCCATTCCGCTTCGGAATTTATTCTGGACTTCTGCCAGGTCCTTCCCGGCATGCCCAAAGCAAATGTGGCATCCCGTATCATATTGAATCCGCAACATGCCAAAGCCCTTTTAAAGACTCTTGAAGTGAACATTCACCGGTATGAACAAACATTTGGTGAGATAAAGGAAATCCGCCATCCCCAGAATCAGACTATCAACCTGAAGCCTGAAAAAAACGTTATCAACTAA